A window of Roseiflexus castenholzii DSM 13941 genomic DNA:
GGCGCCGGGCACGGATTCGAGTGGCGTGATCCGAATATTGTCCGCACCATTCGTTGGGCGCCGGCTGGCGGCGACGTGTCCTTCACGATGGGGTATATCATCGACCCGGCAGTAGCGGCGATGCTGGTGATGGTCACGATCACCGCCACCTGCATTCATCTGTTCTCGGTCGGCTACATGGCGCACGATCCGCGCCAGGCGCGCTTCTTCTCGTTCATCTCGCTCTTTACTGCCGCGATGCTGGCGATGGTCATGGCGAGCAACCTGCTCCTCTTCTTTATGGCGTGGGAGATTATGGGTCTGTGCTCATACCTGTTGATCGGCTTCTGGTACGATAAGAATTACGCCGACCCAAACCAGATCACCCCGCGCCAGGCGGCGATCAAGGCGTTTATCACCACACGCATCGGTGATGTGCTCTTCATGATTGGTCTGGCATGGCTATGGACTGAAGCCGGAACCCTCGAACTCGGCACAGGACCAGGGCAGGTGTTCAATCCCGCACTGCTCGAACGCCTGGCGGCAACGACAACCGGCATCGGGATCAGCGCCGCCACCGGCATTGCGCTGTTGATCTTCAGCGGCACGATCGGGAAATCGGCGCAGTTCCCGCTCCACGTCTGGCTCCCCGATGCGATGGAGGGTCCGACGCCGGTTTCCGCCCTCATCCACGCTGCCACGATGGTGTCGGCGGGTGTGTTCCTGACGGCGCGCACCTTCCCGATCTTCCAGGTCGGCGATGCCCTGCCGGTGGTGGCGACGATTGGCGCGTTTACGGCGCTCTTCGCCGCGCTGATCGCCGTCGGGCAGTTCGATATCAAGCGCATTCTGGCGTATTCAACCCTCTCGCAGTTGGGGTTCATGGTTGCGGCGCTTGGCATTGGCGGATGGGTGGCGGCGATGTTCCACCTGCTCACTCACGCCTTCTTCAAGGCGCTGCTGTTCCTCGGCTCCGGCTCGGTCATCCACGGCATGGAGGCGACGGTCGGGCATGACTCGAACACCGCTCAGGACATTCGTAACATGGGCGGGTTGCGCCGCTTTATGCCGGTGACGTTCCTGGCGTACATGGCGGGCTTCCTGGCGCTCGTCGGATTCCCTGGTTTTGCCGGGTTTTGGAGCAAGGACGAAATCCTGGCTGATGCGTTCCGCGCCAATACGCTGGTGTGGGGTGTGCTCAGTCTGGCGTCGCTGCTGACGGCGTTCTATATGACGCGCCAGATCATGGTGGTGTTCTTTGGAACCTTCCGCGGGCATCATCCGCGGCAGCAGCCGTATGCTTTTGTGTCGCACGACGATCATCGCCACGAGGCGCACGATCCGCACGAAAGCCCCTGGACGATGACTGCGCCGCTGGTCATTCTGGCGCTGTTCGCAGTGTTTGCCGGCGTGGTTAACCTGCCGTTCGATGGCTTCCATCACCTGGCGGATTTCTTCGGGCAGGAAGCCGGAAAACTGAACCTGCTGGTGATGGGGATTTCCGGCGCGATTGCCATCGGTGGCATCGTTCTGGGATGGTTGGTGTACCGCAATGCGTTCGTATCTTCCGCTGAGGAAGCCGACCCGCTGGAACGGATGATGCCCGGCGTTTTCACCGTGCTCAACCGCAAGTTCTATGTTGATGAACTGTACGCTGCGACGGTCGGCGCCGCCGCCGCCGTGCTGACACGCATCTGGACCTGGCTCGACGAGCAGGTGATCGACCGTGTGGTGATCGAAACCGGGCGCTTTACCCGGTTCCTGGGACAGGTCAATTTCATTTTGGACGATGCGCTGCTGAACGATGGCGCCGACCTGATGGCAACCGGCACGCAGGTTGCCGGTGATCGCACCCGCCGCACAACGACCGGTAAGGTGCAGGATTATGTGGCGCTGGCGTTCGCCGGGGCGGTCGTGCTCGGCGTCCTGTACCTGTACCTGGTGCGTTGAGCGTGGAATGCGGGGAAGATTCGTGTACACAGGCACAGAGGCGCAAAGAACCTGTCAAAACCTGAGGGGGTTCTACCAATGACCTGTGACCATCCGGCATGGTCACCCCGAGCAGCGCGAGGGGTCGTGCG
This region includes:
- the nuoL gene encoding NADH-quinone oxidoreductase subunit L — protein: MGWFLQNAWLIPLLPLIGFVVITLTPIQRNRNASAWLATLLMVGATIIALGTTVEVAGGVKIAADGAVAAHTEEGHAIEPAADKGAGHGFEWRDPNIVRTIRWAPAGGDVSFTMGYIIDPAVAAMLVMVTITATCIHLFSVGYMAHDPRQARFFSFISLFTAAMLAMVMASNLLLFFMAWEIMGLCSYLLIGFWYDKNYADPNQITPRQAAIKAFITTRIGDVLFMIGLAWLWTEAGTLELGTGPGQVFNPALLERLAATTTGIGISAATGIALLIFSGTIGKSAQFPLHVWLPDAMEGPTPVSALIHAATMVSAGVFLTARTFPIFQVGDALPVVATIGAFTALFAALIAVGQFDIKRILAYSTLSQLGFMVAALGIGGWVAAMFHLLTHAFFKALLFLGSGSVIHGMEATVGHDSNTAQDIRNMGGLRRFMPVTFLAYMAGFLALVGFPGFAGFWSKDEILADAFRANTLVWGVLSLASLLTAFYMTRQIMVVFFGTFRGHHPRQQPYAFVSHDDHRHEAHDPHESPWTMTAPLVILALFAVFAGVVNLPFDGFHHLADFFGQEAGKLNLLVMGISGAIAIGGIVLGWLVYRNAFVSSAEEADPLERMMPGVFTVLNRKFYVDELYAATVGAAAAVLTRIWTWLDEQVIDRVVIETGRFTRFLGQVNFILDDALLNDGADLMATGTQVAGDRTRRTTTGKVQDYVALAFAGAVVLGVLYLYLVR